One window of Trifolium pratense cultivar HEN17-A07 linkage group LG5, ARS_RC_1.1, whole genome shotgun sequence genomic DNA carries:
- the LOC123887040 gene encoding serine/threonine-protein phosphatase 4 regulatory subunit 3B-like isoform X2, whose amino-acid sequence MGATEKSQTNVNSLQRVKVYRLNDDGKWDDQGTGHVTVDYLERSEELGVFVYDEDDNETILLHRIISDDIYRKQEDTIISWRDPEYATELALSFQEPGGCSYIWDNICNVQRNMHFNTLNNEAFHSVNSELRELPAVELLTLPLILKTVVESGITDQLRLTELILTDQDFFRKLVELFRVCEDLENTDGLHMIFKIMKGIILLNSTQIFERMFIDEFIMDIIGALEYDPEVPHVQHHREFLKEHVVFKEAIPIKNSIVLSKIHQTYRIGFLKDVVLARILDEATAANLNSMIHANNATVVSLLKDDSTFIRELFARLKSPTTSLESKKNMIHFLHEFCGLSKSLPMVQQLRLFRDMVNEGIFDTVTDVLQSQEKKLVLTGTDILILFLNQDPNLLRSYVVRQEGVTLLGLLVKGMITDFGDDMHCQFLDILRILLDSCTLSGAQRDTIIDIFYEKHLGQLIKVITASCSPENVANANNKSIDPDQGDQNHSGTKPEILLNICELLCFCVLHHPYRIKCSFLLNNVIDKILLLTRRGEKYLVVGAIRFVRTILSRHDEHLINHFVRNNLLKPIVDIFVANGSRYNLLNSAVLELFEFICKEHMKILIIYIVDSFRDLLVKFEDLATIHLLKVKYEQYLDNDGAKGTVTNDLRRRLEERALEKEEEDYFNEDSDDEDSTSTSISRNQKEQQQRVLSNGAAASQKEQQQQRVLSNGAAAGHSDLSPRSGGLVDYDDDEDDEDYKPPPRKQPETSEEDEGVMESLGMKRKLPLKEKEMDLEHKQKMSKSSKSKDVFAALCSTLSHAVLPGNKTAIKDHTGHSTVDGKMSSTEDNEEKEINVSKICSEKSNTTAEVNHV is encoded by the exons ATGGGCGCTACGGAGAAATCGCAGACTAACGTTAATTCGTTACAG CGTGTGAAGGTCTACCGTCTGAATGATGATGGAAAATGGGATGACCAGGGCACTGGGCATGTCACTGTTGATTATTTGGAG CGATCAGAAGAGCTGGGTGTATTTGTTTATGACGAAGACGACAACGAGACTATACTTTTGCATCGCATAATTTCTGATGATATTTACAGAAAACAAGAAG aTACAATTATTTCATGGAGAGATCCAGAATATGCCACTGAACTGGCGCTCAGCTTTCAAGAACCTGGCGGATGCTCTTACATATG GGACAATATTTGCAATGTGCAAAGGAATATGCATTTTAATACTTTAAATA ATGAGGCATTTCACAGTGTAAACAGTGAGTTGAGGGAGTTGCCTGCAGTTGAGTTGTTGACGCTTCCATTGATTCTTAAG ACCGTGGTCGAGAGTGGCATTACGGATCAGTTGCGACTTACAGAATTAATTTTAACTGAT CAAGATTTTTTTCGGAAGCTCGTTGAATTGTTCAGAGTTTGTGAAGATTTGGAAAATACTGATGGCCTTCACatgattttcaaaataatgAAAGGGATCA TTTTACTTAATAGTACACAAATTTTTGAGCGAATGTTCATTGATGAATTTATAATGGACATAATTGGTGCTCTTGAAT ATGATCCAGAGGTTCCTCATGTTCAACATCATCGTGAATTCTTAAAGGAGCATGTTGTTTTTAAGGAG GCCATaccaataaaaaattcaattgtgTTATCAAAGATACATCAAACATATAGAATTGGTTTTTTGAAG GATGTTGTTTTGGCCAGAATATTAGATGAGGCAACTGCTGCAAATCTCAACTCTATGATACATGCAAACAACGCCACT gttgtttctttattaaaagATGACAGTACATTTATCCGGGAGTTGTTTGCTAGGTTAAAATCTCCCACTACCTCTCTTGAATCAAAGAAAAATATG ATCCATTTCTTGCATGAGTTTTGTGGTTTAAGCAAGAGCTTACCGATGGTACAGCAGCTTCGACTTTTTAG GGATATGGTAAATGAGGGCATCTTTGACACTGTCACTGATGTCTTGCAAAGTCAAGAGAAGAAGCTTGTGCTTACTGG AACAGATATTCTCATTCTCTTCTTGAATCAGGATCCTAATCTTCTCCGGTCTTATGTGGTTCGACAGGAAGGAGTCACACTTCTTGGATTGTTG GTTAAAGGAATGATAACAGATTTTGGAGATGACATGCATTGCCAGTTTCTTGATATTCTTCGTATTCTTTTAGACTCGTGCACATTGTCTGGCGCACAG AGGGACACTATTATTGACATTTTCTACGAGAAGCATTTGGGTCAACTGATCAAAGTGATAACAGCATCGTGTTCTCCAGAGAATGTTGCTAATGCGAACAACAAATCCATAGATCCTGACCAAGGAGACCAAAATCACAGTGGGACAAAGCCAGAGATTCTATTGAACATATGTGAACTACTATGCTTCTGTGTTCTACACCACCCATACCGGATAAA GTGCAGTTTTCTTCTGAATAATGTGATTGATAAAATTTTGCTACTGACAAGAAGAGGAGAAAAATATCTGGTTGTTGGTGCTATTCGGTTTGTGCGTACCATTCTCTCACGTCAT GACGAGCATCTGATAAATCATTTTGTTAGGAACAACCTTCTCAAACCCATTGTAGACATCTTTGTTGCTAATGGCAGTCGCTACAATCTGCTCAATTCTGCTGTTCTCGAACTTTTTGAGTTTATTTGCAAG GAGCAtatgaaaatattaataatatatatagttgATTCTTTCCGGGACCTGTTAGTGAAGTTTGAGGATTTGGCTACCATTCATTTACTGAAAGTAAAATATGAGCAG TATTTGGATAATGATGGGGCAAAAGGCACTGTTACAAATGATCTTCGAAGACGGCTTGAGGAACGGGCTTTAGAGAAAGAAGAGGAAGACTACTTTAATGAGGACAG TGATGATGAGGACTCAACCTCCACGTCTATTTCACGTAATCAGAAAGAGCAGCAGCAACGTGTGTTATCCAATGGAGCTGCTGCAAGCCAGAAAGAACAGCAGCAGCAACGTGTGTTATCCAATGGAGCTGCTGCGGGCCACTCTGATTTAAG TCCGAGGTCTGGTGGACTAGTTgactatgatgatgatgaagatgacgAAGATTACAAGCCACCCCCAAGGAAACAGCCAGAAACTTCTGAAGAGGATGAAGGGGTAATGGAGTCTCTTGGAATGAAAAGGAAGTTGCCTTTGAAGGAAAAGGAGATGGATCTCGAACATAAGCAGAAGATGTCTAAAAGTTCAAAATCAAAAGATGTTTTTGCTGCCTTATGTTCAACTTTGAGCCATGCTGTACTACCTGGTAATAAAACTGCAATCAAGGATCATACTGGTCATTCGACGGTTGATGGGAAGATGAGCTCAACTGAAgacaatgaagaaaaggagatAAATGTTTCTAAAATCTGCTCTGAAAAAAGCAACACAACAGCTGAAGTGAACCATGTATAG
- the LOC123887040 gene encoding serine/threonine-protein phosphatase 4 regulatory subunit 3B-like isoform X1, translating to MGATEKSQTNVNSLQRVKVYRLNDDGKWDDQGTGHVTVDYLERSEELGVFVYDEDDNETILLHRIISDDIYRKQEDTIISWRDPEYATELALSFQEPGGCSYIWDNICNVQRNMHFNTLNNEAFHSVNSELRELPAVELLTLPLILKTVVESGITDQLRLTELILTDQDFFRKLVELFRVCEDLENTDGLHMIFKIMKGIILLNSTQIFERMFIDEFIMDIIGALEYDPEVPHVQHHREFLKEHVVFKEAIPIKNSIVLSKIHQTYRIGFLKDVVLARILDEATAANLNSMIHANNATVVSLLKDDSTFIRELFARLKSPTTSLESKKNMIHFLHEFCGLSKSLPMVQQLRLFRQSLVLHLKDMVNEGIFDTVTDVLQSQEKKLVLTGTDILILFLNQDPNLLRSYVVRQEGVTLLGLLVKGMITDFGDDMHCQFLDILRILLDSCTLSGAQRDTIIDIFYEKHLGQLIKVITASCSPENVANANNKSIDPDQGDQNHSGTKPEILLNICELLCFCVLHHPYRIKCSFLLNNVIDKILLLTRRGEKYLVVGAIRFVRTILSRHDEHLINHFVRNNLLKPIVDIFVANGSRYNLLNSAVLELFEFICKEHMKILIIYIVDSFRDLLVKFEDLATIHLLKVKYEQYLDNDGAKGTVTNDLRRRLEERALEKEEEDYFNEDSDDEDSTSTSISRNQKEQQQRVLSNGAAASQKEQQQQRVLSNGAAAGHSDLSPRSGGLVDYDDDEDDEDYKPPPRKQPETSEEDEGVMESLGMKRKLPLKEKEMDLEHKQKMSKSSKSKDVFAALCSTLSHAVLPGNKTAIKDHTGHSTVDGKMSSTEDNEEKEINVSKICSEKSNTTAEVNHV from the exons ATGGGCGCTACGGAGAAATCGCAGACTAACGTTAATTCGTTACAG CGTGTGAAGGTCTACCGTCTGAATGATGATGGAAAATGGGATGACCAGGGCACTGGGCATGTCACTGTTGATTATTTGGAG CGATCAGAAGAGCTGGGTGTATTTGTTTATGACGAAGACGACAACGAGACTATACTTTTGCATCGCATAATTTCTGATGATATTTACAGAAAACAAGAAG aTACAATTATTTCATGGAGAGATCCAGAATATGCCACTGAACTGGCGCTCAGCTTTCAAGAACCTGGCGGATGCTCTTACATATG GGACAATATTTGCAATGTGCAAAGGAATATGCATTTTAATACTTTAAATA ATGAGGCATTTCACAGTGTAAACAGTGAGTTGAGGGAGTTGCCTGCAGTTGAGTTGTTGACGCTTCCATTGATTCTTAAG ACCGTGGTCGAGAGTGGCATTACGGATCAGTTGCGACTTACAGAATTAATTTTAACTGAT CAAGATTTTTTTCGGAAGCTCGTTGAATTGTTCAGAGTTTGTGAAGATTTGGAAAATACTGATGGCCTTCACatgattttcaaaataatgAAAGGGATCA TTTTACTTAATAGTACACAAATTTTTGAGCGAATGTTCATTGATGAATTTATAATGGACATAATTGGTGCTCTTGAAT ATGATCCAGAGGTTCCTCATGTTCAACATCATCGTGAATTCTTAAAGGAGCATGTTGTTTTTAAGGAG GCCATaccaataaaaaattcaattgtgTTATCAAAGATACATCAAACATATAGAATTGGTTTTTTGAAG GATGTTGTTTTGGCCAGAATATTAGATGAGGCAACTGCTGCAAATCTCAACTCTATGATACATGCAAACAACGCCACT gttgtttctttattaaaagATGACAGTACATTTATCCGGGAGTTGTTTGCTAGGTTAAAATCTCCCACTACCTCTCTTGAATCAAAGAAAAATATG ATCCATTTCTTGCATGAGTTTTGTGGTTTAAGCAAGAGCTTACCGATGGTACAGCAGCTTCGACTTTTTAG GCAGAGTTTGGTATTACATCTCAA GGATATGGTAAATGAGGGCATCTTTGACACTGTCACTGATGTCTTGCAAAGTCAAGAGAAGAAGCTTGTGCTTACTGG AACAGATATTCTCATTCTCTTCTTGAATCAGGATCCTAATCTTCTCCGGTCTTATGTGGTTCGACAGGAAGGAGTCACACTTCTTGGATTGTTG GTTAAAGGAATGATAACAGATTTTGGAGATGACATGCATTGCCAGTTTCTTGATATTCTTCGTATTCTTTTAGACTCGTGCACATTGTCTGGCGCACAG AGGGACACTATTATTGACATTTTCTACGAGAAGCATTTGGGTCAACTGATCAAAGTGATAACAGCATCGTGTTCTCCAGAGAATGTTGCTAATGCGAACAACAAATCCATAGATCCTGACCAAGGAGACCAAAATCACAGTGGGACAAAGCCAGAGATTCTATTGAACATATGTGAACTACTATGCTTCTGTGTTCTACACCACCCATACCGGATAAA GTGCAGTTTTCTTCTGAATAATGTGATTGATAAAATTTTGCTACTGACAAGAAGAGGAGAAAAATATCTGGTTGTTGGTGCTATTCGGTTTGTGCGTACCATTCTCTCACGTCAT GACGAGCATCTGATAAATCATTTTGTTAGGAACAACCTTCTCAAACCCATTGTAGACATCTTTGTTGCTAATGGCAGTCGCTACAATCTGCTCAATTCTGCTGTTCTCGAACTTTTTGAGTTTATTTGCAAG GAGCAtatgaaaatattaataatatatatagttgATTCTTTCCGGGACCTGTTAGTGAAGTTTGAGGATTTGGCTACCATTCATTTACTGAAAGTAAAATATGAGCAG TATTTGGATAATGATGGGGCAAAAGGCACTGTTACAAATGATCTTCGAAGACGGCTTGAGGAACGGGCTTTAGAGAAAGAAGAGGAAGACTACTTTAATGAGGACAG TGATGATGAGGACTCAACCTCCACGTCTATTTCACGTAATCAGAAAGAGCAGCAGCAACGTGTGTTATCCAATGGAGCTGCTGCAAGCCAGAAAGAACAGCAGCAGCAACGTGTGTTATCCAATGGAGCTGCTGCGGGCCACTCTGATTTAAG TCCGAGGTCTGGTGGACTAGTTgactatgatgatgatgaagatgacgAAGATTACAAGCCACCCCCAAGGAAACAGCCAGAAACTTCTGAAGAGGATGAAGGGGTAATGGAGTCTCTTGGAATGAAAAGGAAGTTGCCTTTGAAGGAAAAGGAGATGGATCTCGAACATAAGCAGAAGATGTCTAAAAGTTCAAAATCAAAAGATGTTTTTGCTGCCTTATGTTCAACTTTGAGCCATGCTGTACTACCTGGTAATAAAACTGCAATCAAGGATCATACTGGTCATTCGACGGTTGATGGGAAGATGAGCTCAACTGAAgacaatgaagaaaaggagatAAATGTTTCTAAAATCTGCTCTGAAAAAAGCAACACAACAGCTGAAGTGAACCATGTATAG
- the LOC123887042 gene encoding outer envelope pore protein 16-2, chloroplastic-like — protein sequence MNLKTSSEVETRTLLEEVCSFDRKGLFDLGHPLLNRIAESFVKASGIGAVQAVSRDAYSIATQGNKVGNNGVIPPPDVSATNKRGLPAGLRGETSNKSLEAMVVNTGKEALQWGVAAGIYSGLTYGLKEARGAHDWKNSAVAGAITGATLALTLEDSTHEQVVQCAITGAAISTAANLFKGIF from the exons ATGAACTTGAAGACGAGCAGTGAGGTGGAGACTAGGACTCTCCTTGAAGAGGTTTGTTCCTTTGATAGGAAAGGATTGTTTGATCTTGGCCATCCTCTTCTTAACCGCATCGCTGAAAGCTTTGTCAAAGCCTCTGGAATTGGTGCCGTTCAAGCTGTTTCTCGTGATGCTTATTCCATAGCCACTCAAG GTAACAAGGTTGGTAACAATGGTGTTATACCTCCACCAGATGTTTCAGCCACAAACAAACGAGGTTTACCCGCTGGTCTTAGAG GAGAGACCAGTAACAAATCACTTGAGGCCATG GTGGTGAACACTGGGAAAGAGGCCTTACAATGGG GAGTGGCTGCAGGAATATATTCAGGCCTAACATATGGGCTGAAGGAAGCTCGCGGAGCTCATGACTGG AAAAACAGCGCAGTTGCCGGAGCAATCACGGGTGCCACACTTGCACTTACATTGGAAGACTCCACTCATGAACAAGTTGTTCAATGTGCTATCACTGGAGCTGCAATTTCTACTGCTGCAAATCTGTTCAAAGGGATTTTCTAA